The window AATATAGATATTCAAACTGCTGAAATTATCGCCGGATATTTAAATGATATTGGAGTGAGTGTTCAAATTACTGTTTTAGAGCCTAGTATTTATTGGTTTAAAACTAATAGTGGAGAGTTTGATATGTTTATAGGATCTTGGGGAAGCGTTACAGGAGATTCTGACTACGCTCTTTATCCAACTCACCACTCAAGCGCTTTTGGTGCACCAGGAAATCGTACATTTTTTAGTGATGAAAAAGTAGATAAACTTTTAGAAGAGGCTAGAAGCACTTTAGATAAAAATAAAAGAGAAATAATCTATCAACAGATTCAAGAGATTATTGTAAATAATAATAGCGAAGTAATGCTATTTTATAGAGATTTAAATGGTGCACTTAATAAAAAAGTACAAGGATTTGAAATGTATCCAATCCCAATACATGATTATTCTTTAGGAACTATTTATTAGAATGATGATTCAAATTAAAGGAAAGCATTTGACTTTATGGTATCTATGAGGTAATACATATGGTAATTAAGATAATAGAAGGGGTTGATACCATGATTATAGCTTATGAAAAATTAACTAACTCTTACAGAAATATTGTTAAGGAAAATCTATTCCATATTGGAGAGGGACTTATTCTAGATAGAGAGAATAATGTTTTACATAGATTTGAAAATATCAACGATATTACCTTAGATACTTTAAAAACACTTAATAAGCTTAAAGAGGAGATTGTTATAGTATATCCTTGCAATTTAAGAGATAGAAAAACAACTTTAGATGTCTGTGTAGAATCTTATGTAATTAGACATTATAACTTAGAAACTATATTTGATGCGATTCATGGCTGCCAGTGCACAAAGAGAAACATCAAGCTTTTATGGAATGTAGATTTAAGACATTGTAATGTTTTCTTTTAAAAGATACAGTTAGATTACATTTTAATCCACAAAAAATCTTTTTTTACACAATTTAGCATAGTGTGATTTAAATCACACTATGTTTTTTTATTTTTAATATAAAATGCTAGTATATCATTTAATTGAGGAGGAATATATGTTTTTTGAGGCAGTTGAAAAAGTTGCAAATGCAGGGGTTAGCAAATCTAATTTTTTAAAAAATAGTTTTGGAAAATACTTTGTCTTATCAACTTTTGCTGGATTTTTTGTTGGATTAGGAATTTTATTAATTTTCTCTATTGGTGGATTAGCAGCACCAGTTATTGGACCTTTAGGTGCTAGAACACTTATGGGAGCTTGCTTTGGAGTAGCACTGAGTTTAGTTATTATGTGTGGTAGTGAACTTTTTACTGGAAATAACTTTGTTATGACAATATCTACACTATCTAAAAAAACAACTTGGGCTGATACTATTAAACTTTGGGTTGTATGTTATTTCGGAAACTTAGCTGGATCTATTTTATGTGGATATTTATTCTCTCTAACAAATTTAACTGTTCACTTTGTTCCTGGAGCTGAAAGTGTTGGTAAATTTATGGGAACTATAGCTACATTAAAAGCTACAGCACCTTTCTGGGATCTATTTTATAGAGGAATACTTTGTAATATACTTGTTTGTTTAGCTGTTTGGTGTTCTATAAAAATGACATCTGAGTCAGGTAAATTAATCATGATTTGGTGGTGTCTATTTGCCTTTATAACTGTTGGTTTAGAGCATAGTATTGCAAACATGACTCTTTTCTCAGCACTAATGTTTAAAGAACCACAATTTTTTATGGGAATGATTGTTAACTTAATTCCAGTAACTTTAGGAAACATAGTTGGAGGAGTTGGATTAGGAGCAGCATATTATTACGTATCTAAAAAAGATTAATTTTAAAAGATTAATAAAAGGTATCTATTTTGTCAAAAATAAAATAGATACCTTTTTTATTTTTAATGATATAATATAATAATATTGTAATAAATAAAATCCCAGGAGGATGTATGAATAAATTCCTAGCAAAAGAAAATTTAATTCTAAAAAAATACTTTGGATATGATGAGTTTAGAAAAGGACAACATGACATCATTAAAAATATTTTACAAAGAAAAGATACTCTAGCTATTATGCCAACAGGTGGTGGAAAATCTATATGTTTTCAAATACCAGCCTTAATTTTTGAGGGAGTTACTGTTGTTATATCTCCTTTAATATCACTTATGAAAGATCAAGTTGATGCTTTAAATGAAAATGGTATCCCTTCTGTATTTATAAATAGTAGTCTTTCAAATTCACAATGTGAGATTATTTATAATGCTCTTCTTTTTAATAAATACAAAATAATTTATATTGCACCTGAGAGACTTGAAAATTCAAGATTTTTATCAGTTATAAAAAATATTAATGTATCACAAATTGCTGTTGACGAAGCACACTGTATATCTCAATGGGGACATGACTTTAGAGTTAGCTATAAAAACATTAAAAATTTTATTCAATCTTTAAATAGTAATCCAGTAATATCTGCTTTCACTGCCACTGCTACTCCTGAAGTTACTGAAGATATTTTAGAAAGTTTAAATATTAAAGCAACTATATTTAAAAATGGATTTAAGAGGGATAATCTAAAGTTTTCTGTTTTCAAAAATGTAGATAATTTTAAATTTATACAAAAATTTATTGAAGAACATCCTGAAGAAAGTGGAATAATATATACTTCTACAAGAAAAGAGTGTGAACAAATTTATGAATTTCTTTCTAAAGGAAAGAGTATTGCTAAATATCATGCTGGCCTTTCTGATAATGAGAGAATGAGTAATCAAGAGGATTTTCTTTTAGATAGATGTAAAATAATTGTCGCAACTAATGCCTTTGGAATGGGTATTGATAAATCCAATGTAAGATGGGTTATTCATAATAATCTACCAAAAGATATTGAAAGTTATTATCAAGAAGCTGGTAGAGCCGGTAGAGATGGGCTTATTTCAAGTTGTATTCTACTTTATAATCCCAAAGATATTATTATTCAAAAACTATTTATTGAAAATGAAAACTTATCTCCAGAAATAGCTAAAATTAGATATAGTAAACTTTCTGCTATGGAAAATTATACTAGAACTAATGGCTGTCTTATTGAATACATTGTAAACTATTTTGAAAATAAACCTTTGGCTGAAAATTGTGGAATGTGTGGAAATTGTGAAAATAAAGGTGAACTTATTGATATAACTATTGACGCTCAAAAAATTATTTCATGTGTTGGAAGATTGAATAATAAATATGGTGCAAAATTAATTTTAGATATTCTAAAAGGTTCTAACAATGCAAGAATTAGAGACAATCGTTTAAATGAACAATCTACATATGGATGCTTAAAAGATAAATCCTCTACCTATATTAAAACAATTATGGATTACCTTATAGGAAGTGATTTTATCGAAAGTACTGAGGGAAAATACCCACTTTTAAAATTAAAAGAAAGTGCTTATATTTTTATAAAATCTAAAGAAACCTTATCTATGAGGGTTTTAAACAATGATGACGATTCTATTACGAAAAAAGAAAGACCTAATGATAAAAAAACTTCATTACCTCTTATTCCTGGTGGAGAGCAGTTATTTAATCTTCTATCAGAATACAGAAGTAAAACCGCTCATAACAACCATGTTCCATCTTATATAATTTTTTCTGATAAAACTATAATTGATATTTGCAATTATAAACCTAGAGAAAAAGATGAACTTTTAAAAATAAATGGTATTGGAGAAGCTAAATTTGAAAAATATGGCAACGATATCCTTTCTATTGTAAATAACTATATAAAAAAATAAATTTTCAAACAGTATATAAAGAGATAACTCTATTACATAATAAAGTTATCTCTTTAATTAGCTTTATTTAAAGATCATTATCTGACTACTACTTCCAATTCTGTATGGAATCATCCAAGTTCCCAATCCTGAACTTACATATGTATGTGTCTCTCCTATCTTCCTATATCCACCTGAGTTTTCATACATATAATCTACCACTAAATTAAAAGGGAATAGTTGGCCTTTGTGTGTATGACCTGATAAGTACAAATCCACTTTTTCATTTCCTAACTCTTTTAAAGATTGAGGATTATGATCAACAACTATAACAGAACTTTTTTTATCGACATTTTTTAAAAGTTCATCTAATGATTTTCTCTTTTTATTATATCTGTCATCTCTTCCTACAATTGTTATTCCTTCAATCTCCACTATCTCATCTCTTAAAATATTTATTCCAAGATTTTTTATATATTCAATATTTCCCTCTATTCCACCATAGTATTCATGATTTCCTAAAACTAAATAAATTCCATGTTTAAAGTTTGTTTCATCAATTATACTTTTAATATCATCTGTTACACTCTTATATGAATTATCTAAAAAATCTCCACCTATAAGAACTAACTCAACATCTTCATTTTTCATTTTTTCAAAAGCTGTTTTTAATTTACTCCCATCAAATTTCCCATTTAAATGAACATCACTTATAAAAACAAATTTTAAGTTTTTTTCATTTCTAATTATCTCTTTTGGTGTTTCATAATTTTCTACAGAAATATTTTTAAAATTTTTATATCCTAAAATCGACAGAATACCTAAACTAAAAATTATAAAAATATGAAAACTCGTCTTTCTATAACTAACTTCTTTTAAAATATCAATTGAAAACATCTTAAAAATAAGGGCAATTGATAAAAGAATTAAAGCTCCAAATACTATATAATTAAGATAAAATAGATAATGCCCTAAAAAAACTTCTAAAGATACGCTTCTTTTATTTCGATAAAAATAAAAGAGAACAAAAGGTAAAAAAGTAAAAATTGGTATAAATAGAAAATACCATAAGCTTCCATATATTTTATAAAAAATATATGCTACTCCTAATATTGGAAGTATTAATAGTAGCAATCTCTGTAAAATCCAAATCATCTTCCCTCCATTTTAGTGAATTAATTTTTAAATTGTAAAATATTATACCACTTAGAGTAAACTCTAAGTCAATAAAAAAACTGTAGCTTGATTTTACTCACTCTACAGTTTTAGTTAGTTTAATTATTTACCAATATCATTTTCAGCACCAGAGTAGATAATTCCATTCCAGTTAACCATATTTCTTTCAATTGCCACTTCTTCTAAGTTAACACCTTCTAATGCAAACTTTTTAAACTCATTGAATCCTGTTCTATCAACAATATATCCAATATGTTCTTTTGGAAGTGCTCTGTTAATATACGTATCTACATATCTATATGTATTTTTAATAATTTTTATTATACTTTCTTCATCAGCCCATAAAATCCAATCTTCAGCAAGTCTTGGATTTTTCTTTCCTGTTCTACCCATAATAGCAAGTCTGTAGTACTTTTTCTCATCTCTAACCCAAGATGATGTCGGACAGTTTAAAACACACTCTCCACACCCTATACATTTACTATGTTCTCTTACAACTGTATAATTTTCTGCTCTTAAAGCACCTGTTGATAATCCTTTACATTTTTTTACACATGCTCCACATGAAACACATCTCTCTTTTTCGTATAAAGGCATAGTCATTCCAATTATACCAAAGTCATGCATTCTTGCTTTGATACAATCATTTGGACATCCTGTTAAAGCAATTTTAAAATGGAAATCATTAGGGAAAACTTCTTTCTCTATTTTTTTAGCAAAGTTTGTTGTATTATATTGAGCCTTAGGACAAACACTGTTTCCAATACAAGCTGTTATATTTCTTGTTCCAGCTGCTGGATATCCATTTCCCTCTCCATTTGGTTGATTAATATCAAAACCATCAATTAAAACTTGAATCTCTTTATTTACTTCATCAATTTTTGTAATATCAATACCTTTAATTTCAAATCCTTGACGAGTTGTTATATGAACTTTTCCATTTCCATATTTTGAAGCTATTTCAGAAACTTTTAAAAGTAGTTCTGCTGTTATCTCTCCACCAGGAACTCTAACTCTTAAAGCTGTTTTTTTTCTATCTTTTGTTATTCTATACGCATTTTTTGTAAAACTTTTTCTACTTAACTCTAAAGCCATGGTCTCCTCCTAATCTAAAAGCGTTTTAGCTTTTACATAATTAAATATAGGTCCTTCTAAACAAACATATGTTTCATCAATTTTACAATGTCCACACTTTCCTACAGCACAAGACATATTTCTTTCAAAAGAAACCCAAATTTTGTCCTCTGGAATTCCTAACTTTAAAAACTCTAATGCAGAGTATTTCATCATCATAGGAGGTCCTACTATAACAACTTCTAAATTATCAAAATTTTCATACATTTTTAGATGAGGAATATACTCAGTTACAAGTCCTACACACTCTCCATCAATTCCACAACCTTTATCCACAGTTAAAATCATTGGAGCTTTTTTTCTCCACTCATCTATCTCTTTTTTAAATAGAATAGATTCTTGATCTTTAAATCCAAAAATTAGCTCAATATCTGTATTCTCATCATCTATAAAATGTTTTATTAGTGGTCTTACTGGAGCAGTTCCACTTCCACCAGCAACTACAATTACTCTTTTTCCAGAGTATGTATCCATAGGGAAACAATTTCCATAAGCTCCTCTTAAAAATATTGAATCTCCTGGTTGAAGATTAAATATTGCATCAGTAACTTTTCCAACTTTTCTTATTAGAAACTCAATCCATTCT of the Cetobacterium somerae ATCC BAA-474 genome contains:
- the recQ gene encoding DNA helicase RecQ — its product is MNKFLAKENLILKKYFGYDEFRKGQHDIIKNILQRKDTLAIMPTGGGKSICFQIPALIFEGVTVVISPLISLMKDQVDALNENGIPSVFINSSLSNSQCEIIYNALLFNKYKIIYIAPERLENSRFLSVIKNINVSQIAVDEAHCISQWGHDFRVSYKNIKNFIQSLNSNPVISAFTATATPEVTEDILESLNIKATIFKNGFKRDNLKFSVFKNVDNFKFIQKFIEEHPEESGIIYTSTRKECEQIYEFLSKGKSIAKYHAGLSDNERMSNQEDFLLDRCKIIVATNAFGMGIDKSNVRWVIHNNLPKDIESYYQEAGRAGRDGLISSCILLYNPKDIIIQKLFIENENLSPEIAKIRYSKLSAMENYTRTNGCLIEYIVNYFENKPLAENCGMCGNCENKGELIDITIDAQKIISCVGRLNNKYGAKLILDILKGSNNARIRDNRLNEQSTYGCLKDKSSTYIKTIMDYLIGSDFIESTEGKYPLLKLKESAYIFIKSKETLSMRVLNNDDDSITKKERPNDKKTSLPLIPGGEQLFNLLSEYRSKTAHNNHVPSYIIFSDKTIIDICNYKPREKDELLKINGIGEAKFEKYGNDILSIVNNYIKK
- a CDS encoding metallophosphoesterase is translated as MIWILQRLLLLILPILGVAYIFYKIYGSLWYFLFIPIFTFLPFVLFYFYRNKRSVSLEVFLGHYLFYLNYIVFGALILLSIALIFKMFSIDILKEVSYRKTSFHIFIIFSLGILSILGYKNFKNISVENYETPKEIIRNEKNLKFVFISDVHLNGKFDGSKLKTAFEKMKNEDVELVLIGGDFLDNSYKSVTDDIKSIIDETNFKHGIYLVLGNHEYYGGIEGNIEYIKNLGINILRDEIVEIEGITIVGRDDRYNKKRKSLDELLKNVDKKSSVIVVDHNPQSLKELGNEKVDLYLSGHTHKGQLFPFNLVVDYMYENSGGYRKIGETHTYVSSGLGTWMIPYRIGSSSQIMIFK
- a CDS encoding formate/nitrite transporter family protein; amino-acid sequence: MFFEAVEKVANAGVSKSNFLKNSFGKYFVLSTFAGFFVGLGILLIFSIGGLAAPVIGPLGARTLMGACFGVALSLVIMCGSELFTGNNFVMTISTLSKKTTWADTIKLWVVCYFGNLAGSILCGYLFSLTNLTVHFVPGAESVGKFMGTIATLKATAPFWDLFYRGILCNILVCLAVWCSIKMTSESGKLIMIWWCLFAFITVGLEHSIANMTLFSALMFKEPQFFMGMIVNLIPVTLGNIVGGVGLGAAYYYVSKKD
- the asrB gene encoding anaerobic sulfite reductase subunit AsrB, encoding MSNIYMPERGEILSIVQESPIEWLFKVKTTIKPAPGQFIQLSIHMVGEAPISVANYNHDEEWIEFLIRKVGKVTDAIFNLQPGDSIFLRGAYGNCFPMDTYSGKRVIVVAGGSGTAPVRPLIKHFIDDENTDIELIFGFKDQESILFKKEIDEWRKKAPMILTVDKGCGIDGECVGLVTEYIPHLKMYENFDNLEVVIVGPPMMMKYSALEFLKLGIPEDKIWVSFERNMSCAVGKCGHCKIDETYVCLEGPIFNYVKAKTLLD
- the asrC gene encoding sulfite reductase subunit C is translated as MALELSRKSFTKNAYRITKDRKKTALRVRVPGGEITAELLLKVSEIASKYGNGKVHITTRQGFEIKGIDITKIDEVNKEIQVLIDGFDINQPNGEGNGYPAAGTRNITACIGNSVCPKAQYNTTNFAKKIEKEVFPNDFHFKIALTGCPNDCIKARMHDFGIIGMTMPLYEKERCVSCGACVKKCKGLSTGALRAENYTVVREHSKCIGCGECVLNCPTSSWVRDEKKYYRLAIMGRTGKKNPRLAEDWILWADEESIIKIIKNTYRYVDTYINRALPKEHIGYIVDRTGFNEFKKFALEGVNLEEVAIERNMVNWNGIIYSGAENDIGK